Below is a window of Streptomyces sp. NBC_00223 DNA.
CCGGTGGGCCGCAGGTCGCTCGCCGCCTCCAGGGTGATGGCGGCCGAGGTGAGCCCGAAGAGCTGGTCGAGGTCGGGACGGACCGGCTTGCTGCGGCCGAGCAGCACGTCCAGCAGGCCCATCAGCGCCGGTCCAGTTCGAGGGTGATGCGGCCGAGCTGCTCCAGCCGCTGTTCGAGGGTGGGGTGGGTGGACAGCAGCTTGGAGACGGCGCCGTCGGAGGCGAGCGCGGGCGCGAAGTAGAAGGCGTTGAAGGGCTCGACCTTGCGCAGGTCCCTGGTGGGGATGGCGGCGATCTGCCCGCTGACCTTGGTGAGCGCCGAGGCGAGCGAGGACGGCCGGCCGGTGAGCAGGGCGGCGCTGCGGTCGGCGGACAGCTCGCGGTAGCGCGACAGCATCCGGGTGAGCAGGAAGCTGACGGCGTAGACGACGGCGCTGACCAGCGGCACCAGGATGAAGATGATCGCGGTGCCGGGGTCGCGGGCCCGGCGGAAGCCGCCGTACAGCCCGATCCGGGTGACTATGCCGGCCAGGATGCCCAGGAAGGAGGCGATGGTCATCACGGCGACGTCCTTGTGCGCCACGTGCGAGAGCTCGTGGGCGATGACGCCCTCCAGCTCGTCGGGCTCCAGGCGGCGCAGCAGGCCGGTGGTGGCGCACACCATCGTGTTCTTCCGGTTGCGCCCGGTGGCGAAGGCGTTCGGCACGTCGGAGTCGGCGATCGCGACCCGGGGCTTGGGCAGGTCGCCCAGCGCGCAGATACGGTCCACGACGCCGTGCAACTCGGGGGCCTGCTCCGGGGTGACCTCGTGGGCGCCCATGCTGAAGGCCGCGATCCGGTCGCTGAACCAGAACTGGGCGATGAAGAGGATGCCGGCGACGACGGCGATCAGCGGCCAGGCTCCGTGTATCAGGACGACCAGCGCGCCGACGAAGACGACATAGAGAAGTCCGATCAGGAACATGGTGACGACCATCCGGGTCGTCAGTCCCCGGTCGGCTGAAAAGCGGTTACGCGGCATGGCCCCTCCCGAGTCGTGCGGGGCGCTGGTCGCGGGGCGCGGCCACGCGTCTCCACTGTCGATTGTGCCTCTTTTTCAGCTTTCGCCCCCTTCCACCCAACGATGCAACGACCAGGACGACCCGGTCGGTTCCGCATTATTCGGCCGAAGTGAGGATCAGCTTCCCAAAGGTGCGTCTGGCCCGCAGATCCGCGTGGGCGCGGGCGGCCCCGGACAGCGGGTAGACCCCGCCGATCCTGGGCCTGAGCAGCCCCTTCGCGGTCATGGTGAGCAGTTCGGTCATCGGCTCGCGGTACATCCCTGGGCGGCCCAGGCAGTGCGCGAGCCAGAAGCCGACGACCGCCCGGGAGCTGCCCATCAGCCGGGCGGCCTGGAGGGGGGTCGGCGGGGTCCGCGAGGCCATACCGTAAATGACCAGGCGGCCGAAGGGCGCGAGGGCGGCGAGCGAGGCGTCGAAGACCGGGCCGCCGGTCATCTCCAGCACGATGTCGACCTTGCGGCCGCCGTTGGCCTCGACGAGGCGTTCCCTGAGGTCGGTGGGGTCGGCGTCGACGGCCACGTCCGCGCCCAGTTCGAGCGCGAGTTCGCGCTTCTCCTTGGACGAGGCGGTGGCGATCACCCGTCCGGCGCCGTACTCCTTGGCGAGCTGGACGGCGAGCGAGCCGGTGCCGCCGGCCGCCGCCTGCACCACGACGCTCTCCCCCCGGGCGATCCGCGCCGAGGTGCGCAGCAGATGCCAGGCGGTCAGACCCTGGACGACGAGGGCGAGCGCCTGCCCGTCGGAGACGCCGTCCGGTACGTCGTGCGCCAGGTAGTCCTGGGCCACGGCCTTCTCCGCGTAGCCGCCGTTCTCGGTGAGGGCGACGACCCGGCGCCCGTCGGGGGTGCGGCCGACGACCTCGGCGCCGGGTACCAGCGGGAGCGTGGACCGGGAGAGGTAGGAGTTCTCCACCGTGTGGGTGTCGGCGTAGTTGACGCCCGCGGAGTCCACGTCGATCAGCACCTGGCCCGGGCCAGGGACGGGGTCGGGCAGTTCCGCTTCGCGCAGCACCTCGGGGCCGCCGAACTCGGTGATCTGGATCGCGCGCACGACGACTCTCCTCGCGGGATACCCGGGGCCTACCGGCCGGTACGGCCTCTCCCTCCAGACTACCGACTGGTCGGTATGGCGTGCGTATATCCCGGGAGCCCGTCTCAAAACGGCCGTCTCGGACCGATCGGAGCGGGCCGATCGGACCGGAGCGGCCGGACCGGACGGCCGGATCGGACCGTGGTCCTCTCGGGCGGGCCGGGTTCGGGCGAGCCGGTTCAGACGGCCGGCACCGGGCGCGCGGGCGGCGGGCCGACATAGCGCGCGGCCGGGCGGATGATCTTGCTGTCCTCGGCCTGCTCCAGGATGTTGGCGCTCCAGCCCACCACCCGGGCGGCGGCGAAGGTCGGAGTGAACATCTCCCTCGGCAGTCCGCACAGCTCCATCACCACACCGGCGAAGAACTCCACGTTGATGTGCAGGTCGCGGCCCGGCTTCAGCTCGGCGAGTATCGCCTCGGCCCGCTCCTCGACCTGGACGGCGAAGTCCACGAGGTCGCCGCCGAAGTCGCGCGCGATGCCCTTGAGCAGGCGGGAACGCGGGTCCTCCGTGCGGTAGACGGGGTGGCCGAAGCCCATGATCCGGTCCCCGGCCCGGATGTGGGCGCGCAGCCACCCGTCGATCCGGTCCGGTGTCCCGATGGCGTCCAGGGTGTCGAGCGCGCGGCTGGGCGCGCCGCCGTGCAGCGGTCCGGACAGCGCGCCGACCGCGCCGACCAGGCAGGCGGCGAGGTCCGCGCCCGTGGAGGCGATGACGCGGGCGGTGAAGGTCGAGGCGTTGAAGCCGTGGTCGACCGTCGAGATCAGATAGCGCTCGACCGCCCGCGCGTGGGCCGGGTCGGGCTCCTGGCCGGTCAACATGTAGAGGTAGTTGGCCGCGTACGGCAGGTCGTCACGCGGGGGCACCGGATCGAGCCCCTGCCCGAGCCGGTACAGCGCGGTGAGCAGGGTCGGCACGGCGGCGCAGGCGGCCAGCGCGTCGGCGAGCCGCTGCTCGGGGTCGAGGTCGTACAGCGGCCGGAAGCCGGCGGCGGCCCCGGCGAGCGACAGGGCGGTACGCAGCCCCGCGAGCGGCCCGGAGGGCGCGGTGGCGCGGGCGATGGCGGGGAGCGCGGCGGTCACCTCGGCGGGCAGGTGCCGCAGCGCCGCCGTCCTGACGGTGAAGGCGGCCCGCTCGGCCACGTCGGGCAGTGTGCCGTGGAACATCAGATGCCAGACGTCCTCGAAGCCGCGGCTCTCGGCAAGCTCAACGGCCGAGAACTCCCGGTAGTGGTAGAAGCCCTCGGCCCCGCGGACGTCGCCGAGGGCCGTCTCGGTGACGATCACGCCCTTGAGGCCGCGGGGCACGTCGATCGGGGCGGTGGACTCGATGGTCGGCATGGTCTTCCTCCTTGAGTATGTACTTGACTGTCCATGATTGATTACTGGCCTGTCAATGTTGATTGAATCAATGTTGATCCCGGGCTGGATAGGGATACGGTGAGGCCATGACGCAGCAGGAGGGGGACGGCGGCACCGTCCCGGGCGGTGGCGAGGGCGACGACGGCAGGATCGGTACGCGGGAGGCGGCCCGGCGGCTCGGCGTCAAGCCGGAGACGCTGTACGCGTACGTCAGCCGCGGTCTGCTCGGCAGCCGGCGGGCGGCCGGCGGGCGGGGCAGCACCTTCGACCCGGCGGAGGTCGCGGCGCTGGCCGGGCGCGGCAGAGCCGCCGCCCCCGCGGAGCCGCCCGAGGGCGACTGGGGCCGGGTGCGTACGGGGATCACCCTCATCGAGGGCGACCGCTGCTACTTCCGCGGTGTCGACGCGACGGCGCTGGCCGAGGCGTACGGCTACGAGGAGGTCGCCGAGTGGCTGTGGACGGGGGTGCTGCGGCCCGGGAAGCGCTTCACCGCGCCCGCCCGGCCGCTCGCGGCGGCGCGGGCGGCGGCCGGGGCGCTGCCCGCGGACAGCGGTCCGATGGACCGGCTGCGGGTCGCCGTGATCGCGGCGGGGAGCGCGGACCCGCTGCGGTTCGATCTGTCGCGGGAAGCGGTGCTGGGATCCGCGCGGAGCCTGATCCCGACGCTGGTCGACGCGCTGCCAGGGGCCGGGCCGCCGGTCGGGGAAGGTGAGCCGCTGGCCGGGCGGCTGTGGTCGCGGCTGACCGCGGCGCCGGCCGACGAGGCGTCGCTGCGGGTGCTGGACGCGGCGCTCGCCCTGCTCGTCGACCACGATCTGGCGGCCTCCACGCTGGCCGCCCGGGTCGCCGCGTCGGCCCGGGCGCATCCGTACGCGGTGGTCTCGGCGGGGCTGGGCGCGCTGGACGGACCGCTGCACGGGCAGGCCAGCGCGTTGGTGCACCGGATGCTCGCCGAGGTGCTTGAGCGCGGCAGCGCGGGCCCGGTGGTCGCCGAGCAGCTGCGGGCCGGACAGCGGATTCCGGGCCTGGGCCACCGGCTCTACCGGGGCGAGGACCCGCGGGCCCGGCTGCTCCTCACCCTCCTCGACCGGGTCCCCGCGGCGGCCGACGCGCTGGCGGCGGCCCGGGACGTGCTGACGACCACGGCCCGGCACGGCCCGCTGCACGCGAACGTCGACCTGGCGCTCGGTGTGCTGTCGGTGTCGTGCGGGATGCCTGCCGAGGCGGGCGAGACGGTCTTCGCGGTGGCCCGTACGGCGGGGTGGATCGCGCACGCGCTGGAGGAGTACGGGGAGCGGCCGCTGCGGATGCGCCCGCTCGGCGCGTACGACGGCCCCCGCCCGCCCCAGCCCCTCCCGTCGCCGCACTGACCCCGGCCCGCCCCCACCCGCGGGGCTGACCGGGCCCGCCGGACGCCGCCCCGCGCGGGATGACCGCTCTTGGTGGCGGGGTCCTGCGGCGGGCGCGGCTCGCCGACCGGCCCGTGCGCCCGGGAGAGTGGGACCGGCCCCGGGCCGGACGCTGGGGTCAGACCGGGGTGCGGTGGGGGGCGCGGGTGATCAGGGCGGTCCATTCGGTGTCGGCCTGGCCCGGCACCATGCGGCCCGCCGAGCGCCACTGCGCGGCGAGTGCCGCGTACACGGGCGCGTCGGAACCCCGCAGCGCCGGGCCGCCCCTGGAGGTGTGGCGGCCGTGGCCGCCGCCCGTACCGTCGTCGCGAATCCACTGCGTTCCTGCCATATGCCGAACAACGAGACATGAGCGCATGGCGCCACCGCGCGCGCCCAACCGCACCTGAATGAGTGAACAGTGCACGGATGCGCTCAGGAATTTCCGGCGACCGTGACCCGTTGTGCGGGCATGACCACTGTGGAGCTGACCAAGGAGAACTTCGACGAGGTCGTGTCGTCGCACGACTTCGTCCTCATCGACTTCTGGGCCCCCTGGTGCCCTCCGTGCCGGAGCTTCGCGCCGGTCTACGACAAGGCTTCGGGCAAGCACGAGGATCTGGTGTTCGCCAAGGTGGACACCGAGGCGCAGCCGGAGCTGGCGGCCGCCTTCCAGATCCAGTCGATCCCGACCCTCATGATCGTCCGTGACAAGGTCGCCGTCTTCGCCCAGCCCGGCGCCCTTCCGGAACCCGCGCTGGAGGACATCATCGCCCAGGCCCGCGCCCTCGACATGGACGAGGTCCGCAAGTCGGTGGCCGAGGCCCAGGGCGGCGCCCGCTAGTCCGACACCCGACCGGCCCCGGGACCCGCCGGTTCCGGGGCCGACCCATGCCCGTACGCACGGCGCCCAGCGAGCGTCCCGGCCCGCCGGCCCCCGCCCACCGGAAACGCCCGCCGGACACGCGCCCGACCCTCGGTCCGGCCGCGCTGTCAGTGGTGGTGCCTACGCTCGGAGCGTGGGCACCACTCTCACCGCCGCCGCGCGGATCGCCGTCGTCCCCGACCCGGTGGGGTCGGGCGGCCGGCTGTGCCCGCTCGCCGACGACGGCACCCCCGCGGGCGCCGCGCACACCGTGCCCGACCTGGCCGCGGAGGTGGCCCGGCGGGAGGCGGCCGAGGGGCCGCGCTGGGTGTGGCCGGCCACCGACGAGCTGTATCCGTGGCTGCTCGACCGCGGCGCCGTACGGCTCGCCCGCTGCCATGACGTGAAGCTGGTCGAGTCACTGCTGCTCGCCCAGGAGAACAGACACGGCCGCCCCCGTTCGCTGGGCGCCGCCTGGGCCCGGCTGCGCGACCTGCCCGAGCCGCCCGACGCGCCGGAGTCCGGCGCGGACGACCAGCCCGTGCTGTTCGCCGCCGACCGGCACCATCTGCCGCCGGACACCGACCCGTTGACCGCGCTGATCGCCGTCCACGCCGAGCAGCAGCGCCGGATCGCCGCCGGAGAGCACCCGGACCGGATGAGGCTGCTGTGCGCCGCGGAGTCGGCGGGGGCGCTGGCCGCCGTGGAGATGGGGCGCGACGGCCTGCCGTGGAGCGCCGCCGTCCATGACGAGCTGCTGACCGGGCTGCTCGGCCCCCGCCCGTCCGGCGGCGCCCGGCCCGCGCTGCTCAACGAGCTGTCGCTGCGCGTCCAGGACGCGCTCGGCCGCCCGTTCAACCCGGACTCCCCCGCCCAGGTGCTGCCCGCCTTCGCCCGCGTCGGGGTGCGGCTGACCTCGACCCGCTCGCACGAGCTGCGCGGGGTCGACCACCCCGCCGCCGCGCTGCTGCTGCGGTACAAGGAGCTGTCCCGTATCCACGCCGCGCACGGCTGGGCGTGGCGGGAGTCCTGGGTGCGCGACGGCAGATTCCGGCCGGAGTACGTGGTGGGCGGTGTGGTCTCCGGGCGGTGGGCGACCCGCGGCGGCGGGGCGCTGCAGATCCCCCGGCTGCTGCGCTCGGCCGTGGTCGCCGACCCGGGGCACCGGCTGGTGGTCGCGGACGCGGGCCAGCTGGAGCCGCGGGTGCTGGCCGCGATGTCCGGCGACCCGGGGCTCGCCCGGGCGGCGGCCGCCGGGGACCTGTACGCGGCGCTGGCGCTCGACGCCTTCGCGGGCGACCGGCCGCGCGCGAAGATCGGGCTGCTCGCGGCGATGTACGGGCAGACCAGCGGCGAGGCGGGCCAGTTGCTCGCGGTGATGCGGCGCCGTTTCCCGGCCGCGCTGGCCCTGGTCG
It encodes the following:
- the htpX gene encoding zinc metalloprotease HtpX; this translates as MPRNRFSADRGLTTRMVVTMFLIGLLYVVFVGALVVLIHGAWPLIAVVAGILFIAQFWFSDRIAAFSMGAHEVTPEQAPELHGVVDRICALGDLPKPRVAIADSDVPNAFATGRNRKNTMVCATTGLLRRLEPDELEGVIAHELSHVAHKDVAVMTIASFLGILAGIVTRIGLYGGFRRARDPGTAIIFILVPLVSAVVYAVSFLLTRMLSRYRELSADRSAALLTGRPSSLASALTKVSGQIAAIPTRDLRKVEPFNAFYFAPALASDGAVSKLLSTHPTLEQRLEQLGRITLELDRR
- a CDS encoding quinone oxidoreductase family protein, with protein sequence MRAIQITEFGGPEVLREAELPDPVPGPGQVLIDVDSAGVNYADTHTVENSYLSRSTLPLVPGAEVVGRTPDGRRVVALTENGGYAEKAVAQDYLAHDVPDGVSDGQALALVVQGLTAWHLLRTSARIARGESVVVQAAAGGTGSLAVQLAKEYGAGRVIATASSKEKRELALELGADVAVDADPTDLRERLVEANGGRKVDIVLEMTGGPVFDASLAALAPFGRLVIYGMASRTPPTPLQAARLMGSSRAVVGFWLAHCLGRPGMYREPMTELLTMTAKGLLRPRIGGVYPLSGAARAHADLRARRTFGKLILTSAE
- a CDS encoding citrate synthase, which encodes MPTIESTAPIDVPRGLKGVIVTETALGDVRGAEGFYHYREFSAVELAESRGFEDVWHLMFHGTLPDVAERAAFTVRTAALRHLPAEVTAALPAIARATAPSGPLAGLRTALSLAGAAAGFRPLYDLDPEQRLADALAACAAVPTLLTALYRLGQGLDPVPPRDDLPYAANYLYMLTGQEPDPAHARAVERYLISTVDHGFNASTFTARVIASTGADLAACLVGAVGALSGPLHGGAPSRALDTLDAIGTPDRIDGWLRAHIRAGDRIMGFGHPVYRTEDPRSRLLKGIARDFGGDLVDFAVQVEERAEAILAELKPGRDLHINVEFFAGVVMELCGLPREMFTPTFAAARVVGWSANILEQAEDSKIIRPAARYVGPPPARPVPAV
- a CDS encoding citrate/2-methylcitrate synthase codes for the protein MTQQEGDGGTVPGGGEGDDGRIGTREAARRLGVKPETLYAYVSRGLLGSRRAAGGRGSTFDPAEVAALAGRGRAAAPAEPPEGDWGRVRTGITLIEGDRCYFRGVDATALAEAYGYEEVAEWLWTGVLRPGKRFTAPARPLAAARAAAGALPADSGPMDRLRVAVIAAGSADPLRFDLSREAVLGSARSLIPTLVDALPGAGPPVGEGEPLAGRLWSRLTAAPADEASLRVLDAALALLVDHDLAASTLAARVAASARAHPYAVVSAGLGALDGPLHGQASALVHRMLAEVLERGSAGPVVAEQLRAGQRIPGLGHRLYRGEDPRARLLLTLLDRVPAAADALAAARDVLTTTARHGPLHANVDLALGVLSVSCGMPAEAGETVFAVARTAGWIAHALEEYGERPLRMRPLGAYDGPRPPQPLPSPH
- the trxA gene encoding thioredoxin, producing the protein MTTVELTKENFDEVVSSHDFVLIDFWAPWCPPCRSFAPVYDKASGKHEDLVFAKVDTEAQPELAAAFQIQSIPTLMIVRDKVAVFAQPGALPEPALEDIIAQARALDMDEVRKSVAEAQGGAR
- a CDS encoding bifunctional 3'-5' exonuclease/DNA polymerase, coding for MGTTLTAAARIAVVPDPVGSGGRLCPLADDGTPAGAAHTVPDLAAEVARREAAEGPRWVWPATDELYPWLLDRGAVRLARCHDVKLVESLLLAQENRHGRPRSLGAAWARLRDLPEPPDAPESGADDQPVLFAADRHHLPPDTDPLTALIAVHAEQQRRIAAGEHPDRMRLLCAAESAGALAAVEMGRDGLPWSAAVHDELLTGLLGPRPSGGARPALLNELSLRVQDALGRPFNPDSPAQVLPAFARVGVRLTSTRSHELRGVDHPAAALLLRYKELSRIHAAHGWAWRESWVRDGRFRPEYVVGGVVSGRWATRGGGALQIPRLLRSAVVADPGHRLVVADAGQLEPRVLAAMSGDPGLARAAAAGDLYAALALDAFAGDRPRAKIGLLAAMYGQTSGEAGQLLAVMRRRFPAALALVESAARVGEAGGVVRSQLGRTSPMPSAERFLDESADPEDGAEPDRRAARSWGRFTRNFVIQASASDWALAMLAALRRRLTAVGPEPRLVFFQHDEVIVHTPTPLAAAVEEAVTAAGEEARRLVFGATPVRFPLETHAVECYADAK